attgtattagaCTCATTGAATCAAGATCATACAACTTGGACTTGGGCTGTGAAATGGGTCCTTAcactaacttttattatatagtttctctcttaaaaaaaaaaaaaaaaaaactgttattcTATAGTTTAATATGTTAAGTTTtgttcccataaaaaaaaaaaaaaaaaagttttgtattttgtacTTTTGTTGGGTACGTGGTGCTTGGAAACATTGATGAGGCAGCCCATCCTCCAAAGCCCATTAAGCCCAACAGCCTTTTAGAGTATAGACAGAAAAGGAGAGGGCATTTTGGTGATTCAGACACGATAAATTACTCTCTAAAACCCTAGTATAGCTTCTCTCTTTCATTCATTCTCTCAGCCGAAACCATACACAGAGCGAGAGAGAGGCTgtttgagagaagagagaataaTAATGGGTAGGCATTTTCTTGTTTTACTTGCTTGAAAAttgatgggttttgtttttaatttacaGAATTTGAATGAATTGATGTGAATGATGAATTGATATATAGGGGCATACAAGTACGTGTCAGAGCTATGGAGGAAGAAGCAATCGGATGTGATGAGGTTTTTACAGAGGGTGAGGTGTTGGGAGTATCGCCAGCAATCTTCTATCGTCCGTCTCACTCGCCCCACTCGCCCCGACAAGGCTCGTCGCTTGGGTTACAAGGCCAAGcaggttttctttttcttcttcttcttaatactATCCATATGTTTTTAATGTTAACCCTTTTTTTCTTACTTCTAATTcaggaaaaaaattattctttttgatGTACTGGCTAGatagttatttatattttaataattgggttttatttatttatttattacattttaaCATTAGGGGATCTCTGCATTTTGTTGTTCATTATCTGGATCCAGTTGCTCTACTATAAGTTGATGTTTGATTGACCTTGTGTATATAATGacttttctatatttatttgaaaagaagagaaggtaaaaaggaaaagaatgaaatgaaatttattcATACCAGCTTTAGTTTGTGGGAAGTGTACATTATCATGTTGCTGTAGCCATTGTTATACTTGCTTTGCTTACCAACTTACGTTTTACCTACAACTTCGATTGCGTTTGGTATggtggaaaagtgagaagatAGAAATGGGGGAagatatatttttcatgttctttTGTTTGGTAGAGTAGGGAAGAGGAAGAAACCAAAAATGGAgagtattattttttatttttccaaaatataaggaaaatagaagagaaaatgTCTTACATAGGTGATTTGACAATCTTATTCctctaatatattataaacaattCAATACTAAGATATGATAAGAATTTGTTACCATATTCTCTAGTTTGTGTACATTTtaatctcttcttttctttcttttttccatctTACATTTTGTTTCCTTTCACTTTTCTGGTCTCCCTACCAAATGAAGCCTTAGTAGTAAATATGATAATATTCTTTACAGGGTTATGTGGTCTATCGTGTACGTGTAAGACGTGGTGGACGGAAGAGGCCTGTTCCTAAGGGTATTGTGTATGGAAAACCCACAAACCAGGGTGTCACACAACTGAAATTCCAACGCAGCAAGCGCTCAGTTGCAGAGGAGCGCGCTGGTCGTAAACTGGGCGGTCTTAAGGTTCTTAACTCATACTGGCTCAATGAGGTATGTATGAAATGTATTATTTTGCCAAGCAATGTCTGTACTTATTCAAATCCTCTTCTTTATAAAAGAATGACAATGGGGACTTGGAAATTTACAGGCattatattttctaatagttGTTATTTGTAATAGTTGTGAATGAATGAGCCTGTCCTAGTAACAGTTGATAAAATATTGTGAGAAAATGGGTTGAATTAGTATCTTAATTGATAGTTTGAATtggaaattttctttcctagtgACAGTTGATAAATTATTATGAGAAAATGGGTTGAACTGTTATCTTATTTAATAGTTtgtattgaaatattttttgaaagaatgTAACTTTTTGTTGTTCCTCCtgtgattatattttttttgaagttatcCTTGTGTATAGTTGATGCTTTGTTAAAATCCTTTTCATAGTTTTGATGCTGTGTAATTCCACCTTCGCAGGACTCCACTTATAAGTACTTTGAAGTTATCTTGGTTGATGCTGCCCACAATGCGATCCGCAATGACCCAAGGATTAACTGGATCTGCAATCCTGTTCACAAGCACAGGGAACTTCGTGGACTCACCTCAGCTGGAAAGAAATACAGAGGTCTCCGTGGGAAGGGACACTTGCATCACAAAGCACGACCTTCAAGAAGGGCAACTTGGAAGAGGaacaatactctctctctcaagcgtTACCGTTGATTTGCAAGATATTATTGGTGTTTTTATTATTGTCACAGTTCTACCTGTTATAAGATTTTAGCTTTAAGAAACTTAAGTGTTCTGAATTATTTTTGTGATTCAGATTGTTAACTTGGTTGTTGGTCATGCCCGGACAGTTTTTGTGATTGTTAAATCAGTTTTGgatgttttgagtttttgtgcTTGCTGTATCAGTTTTGGATGTTTCATCACATAAATGCGTTTCTAGTTCGCACTCTTCGTGTTATTGAACTTCAACTGTGTTTGTTTGATGATTAACGAAATTCTTCATGCTCCAGCTCGACTGCTCTTTTTATGCAGATTGGCTGAACGGGTGAAGCACATTTCCCTGATCACATCTTAACATCTTCGATTTGGACCCATACCTTATTTGTTGCCAAGTGTCAACGAAGTTTGACGAAGGTCAAATGATGTAGGATTGATGTGAACAAGATGTCATCTAAAAGTGCATAAGATAGGCTTCAATTTGAAATGTCCTAtacaagaaaattccaaatgaACAACTCGAACTCGCTAAAATATGACTAGTTTCAAATGTGAACGAGAATAGCTTATTGGCTAGAAGAATCATAATTTAGACTGGTAGACCCTTATGAGATTACTCAATAACATTGGCTAGGCATATAGCACGTTAAAGTTAAGAGTAATCAACCAACTCAATCTTTTCCTTGATAGTATGGAAGAAATCCAACCCTTATGAGATTACTCAACAACAATGGCTAGGCATATGGCAGGCTAAAGTGAAGAGTAATCAACcaactcaaatttttatttttattttttattttttgtaaggaTTGCTCGTTAGTTGATTATGACAATTGCCATTACTTGAAAGCCCCTTCCCATCAATTGATACTAGTTATTATCATTTGGTTTCTCATGACTTGATTTGTCCAATGACAAATGCGAAATGAAAGAAGGATTTTCCTATCGGCAATTAGATCCTATCGTGTGTCTACCTTCTTTTTGCAAAAATGGAGAGATGAGCTTTCTGATTTGTTTGTTCAACTTGTTTTCTCATTGTAGGTAGAGAGATAGTTGAAGGGGgagatttggagagagagaggattttaTACAAGGAGAGGAATAGTGAACTAGGTCAACTTAACAaaggttgtttttattttgtttattttttattttttttaattttttatgagaagcTTGTAACTTTTATTCTGTAGAAGGTAAATTACAATACGTCTTGAATCCAACTAATTCAATCATGCTTGGATTTTCCTTTGAACAAGTTACAAAAAAGCTACGAATCCCTCTTGCAATTAAGCAAGCATATGTGCAGGTTAATTTGCTTGGTGTTGTTCATTGTAGAGCTCACCAATTGAAAACAGTTGAGCTGATGTTTAATTCCTTGAATTAAATTGACAATGAATATGGGAGGGTCGGAATGGTCTGTGAGTGTATCTTATACAATTTTTGAATCGCATTCAAATACAATGTCATGGAGTCCAACATCCCTTGCAAACAGTGCCATCAATGGTGCATTCTAATGGTCCCAATGGTGCAGAAATTTTCTTGCTTAATGCAGCAATTAATGCACTTGTATGGTCCCTGGCAACAATGCCAACACCAGCCTCCTTTGTGCTTGAGAAAACAGTGCCATCAATGTTAACCTCGTACTAAGGAGGCTCCAGTGGTGACCATCTCGATTGCTCTTCCTCTCTGACCTGTGAGTGCTTCAGATTTGCAGTTTGGAATTCATCAATGTAGTCCTGTGCCCTCTTCACAATGTCACTACCAAATGCCCCGCGCAATGGTGATGATTACAAGTGCCAGTCCATCTTCATCCATCTGTTGGTTGTATTTTAAATACCACAGCAAGTCCATAAATTCCTGGA
This DNA window, taken from Quercus robur chromosome 2, dhQueRobu3.1, whole genome shotgun sequence, encodes the following:
- the LOC126713094 gene encoding 60S ribosomal protein L15-1, with amino-acid sequence MGAYKYVSELWRKKQSDVMRFLQRVRCWEYRQQSSIVRLTRPTRPDKARRLGYKAKQGYVVYRVRVRRGGRKRPVPKGIVYGKPTNQGVTQLKFQRSKRSVAEERAGRKLGGLKVLNSYWLNEDSTYKYFEVILVDAAHNAIRNDPRINWICNPVHKHRELRGLTSAGKKYRGLRGKGHLHHKARPSRRATWKRNNTLSLKRYR